Proteins encoded together in one Amblyomma americanum isolate KBUSLIRL-KWMA chromosome 1, ASM5285725v1, whole genome shotgun sequence window:
- the LOC144114743 gene encoding uncharacterized protein LOC144114743 — MDRHFNWVAWCLMDFLLAARFLGCLPINDDGRVEEGLELPVVNEALDGSEVLLSWEDSLPEGSRRDDLSQLAASSPIYSASAAVPVLQSTGNSSGDTSRASAGTSKSATAGARSSAGAGTSAKRREPQKSRHKR, encoded by the exons atggacaggcacttcaactgggtcGCCTGGTGTCTCATGGATTTTCTACTGGCAGCTCgtttcctcggctgccttcccatcaacgatgatgggcgagtcgaggaaggtttagag ctgccagttgtcaatgaggcactggacggctcagaagtgctcctgtcatgggaggacagcctgcctgaaggaagcagaagagacgacctctcacaacttgcggccagctcTCCCATTtacagtgccagtgctgcagtacctgtactgcaaagcacaggcaacagcagtggcgacacaagcagagccagtgctggcaCAAGCAAGAGTGCCACTGCAGGGGCAAGGagcagtgccggtgctggcacaagcgccaaaagaagggaaccccaaaagagccgccacaagcgataa